One stretch of Chryseobacterium fluminis DNA includes these proteins:
- a CDS encoding glycine-rich domain-containing protein produces MEKEIVLQNEWLWNRLKSFSPDEEMGRSFSQKLAREENWSPAFTERAIEEYKKFIYLCCTLPDGASPSRIVDRVWHMHLLYTQNYWEEFCPNILRFRLHHHPSKGGSEEKQKHKLWFDNTLKHYQEIFGRPPADIWIHKKERKNPKMNPLTMISAVGLLLTLSSCSDGLGNVSALFLFIFLISWMFGRNKDAESQNKGQNGNDGGSGSCGGSSSGCSSSCSSSCGGGCGGCGGGD; encoded by the coding sequence ATGGAAAAAGAAATCGTATTACAAAATGAGTGGCTTTGGAACAGGCTCAAATCTTTCTCTCCAGACGAAGAAATGGGCAGGTCTTTCTCACAAAAACTGGCCAGAGAAGAAAATTGGTCTCCTGCCTTCACGGAAAGAGCCATAGAGGAATACAAAAAGTTTATTTATCTGTGCTGTACTCTGCCAGACGGAGCGTCACCAAGCAGGATTGTAGATAGAGTCTGGCATATGCATCTGCTCTATACTCAGAATTACTGGGAAGAATTCTGTCCGAACATTCTCCGGTTCAGACTCCATCATCATCCTTCAAAAGGGGGTTCTGAGGAGAAGCAAAAACATAAACTTTGGTTTGATAACACACTGAAACACTATCAGGAGATCTTTGGTCGGCCTCCTGCAGATATCTGGATACATAAGAAAGAAAGGAAAAATCCCAAAATGAACCCGCTTACTATGATTTCAGCTGTAGGTCTCCTTTTGACTTTAAGTTCCTGTTCCGATGGTCTTGGGAATGTTTCAGCCCTATTTCTCTTCATATTTTTAATTTCATGGATGTTCGGAAGAAACAAGGATGCTGAATCTCAAAATAAAGGGCAGAATGGCAACGACGGAGGCTCCGGCAGCTGTGGCGGAAGTTCCTCAGGTTGCAGCAGTTCTTGTAGCAGTTCATGTGGCGGCGGATGCGGTGGATGTGGTGGTGGGGATTAA